Proteins encoded together in one Candidatus Desulfarcum epimagneticum window:
- the had gene encoding 6-hydroxycyclohex-1-ene-1-carbonyl-CoA dehydrogenase, which translates to MSALPDGIQTWQMTRPAVRDKETGEVTPGKIEKTTIPVPDLKPDEALVEVAGCGVCHTDLGYFYDGVPTVCKPPLTLGHEISGTVVAGDEKWIGKEVIIPAVMPCRKCVLCKTGRGNRCLDQKMPGNSLGIYGGFSSHIPVPVIDLCEVKNRGDIPLESLAVVADAATTPYQAIKRARFQPGDNVVVIGLGGVGQYLAQMAAALGAGTVIGMDLDQEKLDRALKFGADFVINPSGKDTRAVSKEFKGICKENDLPGFGWKIFEATGSAGGQETALSILGFTGTLILVGFGMGKINYMFSRLMAFDADIAGTWGCLPEYYPVVLDMVVSGKINMREFVQTRPMSSILESFEEAHSSPPTRRIVLVPDF; encoded by the coding sequence ATGTCGGCATTGCCTGATGGCATACAGACTTGGCAGATGACGCGCCCGGCGGTCCGGGACAAGGAGACCGGCGAAGTCACGCCCGGGAAAATCGAGAAAACCACCATTCCCGTTCCTGATCTGAAACCCGACGAGGCCCTGGTGGAAGTGGCCGGATGCGGCGTTTGTCACACGGACCTGGGATATTTTTATGACGGGGTCCCCACAGTTTGCAAACCTCCCCTGACCCTGGGGCATGAGATATCCGGGACAGTGGTGGCCGGGGATGAAAAATGGATCGGGAAAGAGGTGATCATTCCCGCCGTGATGCCCTGCCGGAAATGCGTGTTGTGCAAAACAGGCCGGGGGAACCGCTGTCTGGACCAAAAAATGCCGGGCAACAGCCTGGGAATTTACGGGGGATTCTCCAGCCACATCCCGGTCCCGGTCATTGATCTTTGCGAGGTGAAAAACCGGGGAGACATTCCTCTGGAGAGCCTGGCCGTGGTGGCCGACGCCGCCACCACCCCCTACCAGGCCATCAAAAGGGCCCGTTTCCAGCCCGGCGACAATGTGGTGGTCATCGGCCTGGGGGGAGTGGGCCAGTACCTGGCCCAGATGGCCGCGGCCCTGGGCGCGGGAACCGTCATCGGCATGGACCTGGACCAGGAAAAACTGGACCGGGCGCTTAAATTCGGGGCGGACTTTGTCATCAACCCCTCGGGGAAAGACACGCGGGCGGTTTCAAAGGAGTTCAAGGGAATCTGCAAGGAAAACGATCTCCCGGGCTTTGGGTGGAAAATTTTCGAGGCCACCGGCTCCGCCGGGGGCCAGGAGACCGCCCTGTCTATTTTGGGCTTCACCGGAACCCTGATCCTCGTGGGATTCGGAATGGGAAAAATCAACTACATGTTCAGCCGCCTGATGGCCTTTGACGCCGATATCGCGGGCACCTGGGGATGTCTTCCGGAGTATTACCCGGTGGTTCTGGACATGGTGGTGAGCGGAAAGATCAACATGCGCGAGTTTGTCCAGACCCGGCCCATGAGTTCCATCCTGGAATCCTTTGAGGAGGCCCACTCCTCTCCCCCGACGAGGCGGATTGTGCTGGTCCCGGATTTTTGA
- a CDS encoding conserved hypothetical protein (Evidence 4 : Unknown function but conserved in other organisms), producing MSNSDIQTGKPDHICPWFLAYLFDNPLRKWFHNPEKMLGPYVKKGMTVMDIGCGMGYFSIGMARLVGDEGKVYAVDIQPEMLDVAMRRARKKEVGPRISPVLAAGDRIGIKEKADFILTFWMVHETPDFKVFFRSLADSLSGDGKIFMAEPRFHVSRSVFEKEIQAAAAAGLTDLGRPTAAFSHSALLGRG from the coding sequence GTGTCAAATTCTGATATCCAAACCGGCAAACCCGATCACATATGCCCCTGGTTCCTGGCGTATCTGTTTGACAACCCATTGCGAAAATGGTTTCACAACCCGGAAAAAATGCTCGGCCCCTATGTGAAAAAGGGGATGACGGTCATGGACATCGGCTGCGGCATGGGGTATTTTTCCATCGGCATGGCCCGGCTGGTCGGAGACGAGGGAAAGGTGTATGCGGTGGACATCCAGCCCGAAATGCTGGATGTCGCCATGAGGCGGGCCCGAAAAAAAGAAGTGGGCCCACGGATTTCTCCCGTCCTCGCCGCCGGGGACCGAATCGGGATCAAGGAAAAGGCCGATTTCATCCTGACCTTCTGGATGGTTCATGAGACCCCGGATTTTAAAGTTTTTTTCCGGAGCCTGGCCGATTCACTGTCCGGGGACGGCAAAATATTTATGGCGGAGCCCAGGTTCCACGTGTCCCGCTCCGTCTTTGAAAAAGAGATTCAGGCGGCCGCCGCGGCGGGTCTGACCGACCTTGGGAGGCCGACGGCGGCTTTCAGCCATTCGGCCCTTCTGGGACGGGGCTGA
- a CDS encoding conserved hypothetical protein (Evidence 4 : Unknown function but conserved in other organisms), translating to MIRNASLYAGFLLDGSGEPFVKNAHIRVRNGFIEKVEPDRQDILEKPGVWDLSGRTVLPLLADCHAHLFMSGTTDLNARKRQAAADFSETRRIILDNLEKHRLRGIGSVRDAGDRDARTLRFKNSLKGPEKIPVRIHAAGAGWRSRGRYGTLIARSPATGQTLARAVSDRQEGSDHVKIINSGLNSLTEFAKETRPQFDLGEMTAAVEAARRLNLGVMAHANGKIPTQICVDAGCRSIEHGFFMGRETLRKMADKGVAWVPTAFAIKAHCLHLEKTGGNADVARRTLDHQLSRIRLARQAGVTVALGTDAGSPGADHGDAVLWEFQTLMEGGLTLEEATRAASLNGARLMGLENEGAVAPGMRARMMAVPGDPSMLPESLKRLRLL from the coding sequence ATGATCCGAAACGCGAGCCTATACGCCGGTTTTCTGCTGGACGGCTCCGGGGAGCCGTTTGTGAAAAACGCCCACATCCGGGTCCGGAACGGTTTCATAGAAAAAGTGGAGCCGGACCGGCAAGACATCCTGGAAAAACCCGGGGTATGGGATTTGTCGGGCCGGACCGTCCTGCCCCTTCTGGCGGACTGTCACGCTCACCTTTTCATGTCCGGGACCACGGATTTGAACGCCCGGAAAAGGCAGGCCGCCGCCGATTTCAGCGAAACCCGGCGCATTATCCTGGACAACCTGGAAAAGCACCGCCTGCGGGGAATCGGCTCGGTGAGGGACGCCGGGGACCGGGACGCCAGGACCCTGCGCTTTAAAAACAGCCTGAAGGGCCCCGAAAAAATCCCGGTCCGAATCCATGCCGCCGGCGCGGGATGGCGCTCCCGGGGCCGCTACGGAACACTCATCGCCCGCTCTCCCGCCACCGGCCAAACCCTGGCCCGCGCCGTTTCAGACCGGCAGGAGGGCTCGGACCATGTGAAAATCATCAATTCGGGTTTAAACAGCCTGACCGAATTCGCAAAAGAAACCCGGCCCCAGTTTGATCTTGGGGAAATGACAGCCGCCGTGGAGGCGGCGCGCCGCCTCAATCTTGGGGTCATGGCGCATGCCAATGGAAAAATTCCCACGCAAATCTGTGTGGACGCGGGATGCCGCTCCATTGAGCATGGATTTTTCATGGGCCGCGAGACCCTTCGAAAGATGGCCGACAAAGGCGTCGCGTGGGTCCCCACCGCCTTCGCCATCAAGGCCCATTGCCTCCATCTTGAAAAAACCGGGGGGAACGCCGATGTGGCGCGGCGGACCCTGGACCATCAGCTGAGCCGGATTCGACTGGCCCGGCAAGCCGGGGTCACTGTGGCCCTGGGAACCGACGCGGGAAGCCCCGGGGCGGACCACGGCGACGCCGTCCTTTGGGAGTTCCAAACGCTCATGGAAGGCGGCCTCACCCTGGAGGAGGCGACAAGGGCCGCCTCCCTCAACGGCGCCCGGCTCATGGGCCTTGAAAACGAAGGGGCCGTCGCGCCGGGCATGAGGGCCCGTATGATGGCGGTTCCCGGCGATCCTTCCATGCTCCCGGAAAGCCTGAAGCGCCTCCGCCTCCTCTGA
- a CDS encoding CinA-like protein, with translation MFLKQKRLVGDHKPFLFPGALSNMKAEILSTGDELRSGAVIDSNSAHIAEKLEQEGIGVARHSCVGDDPRALVSALREIAARADMAVATGGLGSTVDDITTAAAARAAEKPLERHEGAFASIEAMLRKRGFKMRDCDRKLALLPQGSQFIENRRGLAPGFSLKIDRCLFFFLPGVPFEMRRMLSDGVLPRAAEAFGTRRSFFKNKTLSTFGLTESAVNERISGFADVFPGIKPGLRARFPEIHVKLYARGDRADVLEARVKEAVEWVRERLGDALFSTDGKTLPETVGQALRDEHATLSIAESCTGGLISSMITDVAGSSDYFLFSAVTYSNEAKINALNVQSSTLETRGAVHEDTAREMAVRAREIGGSTYGIATSGVAGPGGGTPDRPVGTVCVGMAGPDFSQARTFHFAFQNRLWNKRIFAFTALDMLRKNIRRSLKT, from the coding sequence GTGTTTCTTAAACAAAAAAGGCTTGTGGGAGATCACAAGCCTTTTTTGTTTCCAGGCGCTTTGTCGAATATGAAAGCCGAAATACTGTCAACAGGAGACGAGCTGAGGTCCGGGGCCGTCATTGATTCCAACTCCGCCCACATCGCTGAAAAACTGGAGCAAGAGGGGATCGGCGTGGCCCGGCATTCCTGCGTGGGCGACGACCCTCGCGCCCTGGTGTCGGCCCTTCGCGAAATCGCGGCCCGGGCCGACATGGCGGTGGCCACCGGGGGCCTGGGCTCCACTGTCGATGACATCACCACCGCGGCCGCGGCCCGGGCCGCCGAAAAACCCCTGGAGCGCCATGAGGGGGCGTTCGCCTCCATTGAGGCCATGCTTCGAAAGCGCGGCTTTAAAATGCGGGACTGCGACCGAAAACTGGCCCTGCTGCCCCAAGGCTCCCAATTCATTGAAAACAGACGCGGCCTGGCCCCGGGTTTCTCCTTAAAAATCGATCGGTGTCTTTTTTTCTTTTTGCCGGGCGTTCCCTTTGAAATGCGCCGGATGCTCTCCGACGGGGTCCTGCCCCGGGCGGCCGAAGCGTTCGGGACGCGCCGGTCTTTTTTTAAAAACAAGACGCTTTCCACCTTCGGGCTTACGGAATCGGCGGTGAACGAGCGAATTTCCGGTTTCGCGGACGTGTTTCCAGGCATCAAGCCGGGTCTGCGGGCCCGTTTCCCGGAAATACACGTCAAACTTTATGCGCGGGGAGACCGCGCCGACGTTTTAGAGGCCCGTGTCAAAGAAGCGGTGGAATGGGTCCGGGAACGGCTGGGAGACGCGCTCTTTTCCACCGACGGAAAAACCCTGCCCGAAACCGTGGGCCAGGCCCTCCGGGACGAACACGCCACCCTGTCCATCGCCGAAAGCTGCACCGGGGGCCTGATATCCAGCATGATCACGGATGTCGCCGGAAGCTCCGATTATTTCCTGTTCTCCGCCGTGACCTATTCAAACGAAGCCAAAATAAACGCCTTGAATGTTCAATCCTCCACCCTTGAGACGCGCGGGGCGGTTCACGAGGACACGGCCCGGGAAATGGCCGTCCGGGCCAGAGAAATCGGGGGCTCCACCTACGGGATCGCCACCAGCGGGGTGGCGGGGCCCGGCGGGGGAACCCCGGACCGGCCGGTGGGAACCGTCTGTGTGGGCATGGCCGGCCCGGACTTTTCACAGGCCCGGACTTTTCACTTTGCCTTTCAGAACCGTTTATGGAACAAAAGAATATTCGCGTTCACGGCCCTGGACATGCTGCGCAAAAATATCCGCCGGTCTTTGAAAACCTGA
- a CDS encoding hypothetical protein (Evidence 5 : Unknown function) — translation MNRKMAFKSQRFAVILTVFLGFLMMMAPSMGHSRESYGEGNIRQVEKTVNIREARTIISRVVGQFYPGENFKVGFLDKKWYAVFRPDQPANDESEAIGYVYAPLMKPLPPGAGDVAVMFAEKAINIRKSRSVESDKTGRLYAGTKVKAAFLKGDWVAVFNVEETNIEEASALGYVYAPLLAPAEPGTPLKEESEPESEVVPAAEEESAAEAEEAQESPAPVAEEVSEEDPGELKTEVIGADEEDEAVYEEEKPEPLENLEWANIRYASRSVNIRKERSESSEIAGVLSPGEKVRVGFLEGHWHAVFKENDPADNEASALGYVYAPLLVPVALHLEALKRGEIKYTNKKVNIRIEPSLESDIVGVLLPETKIKAGLLQDDWYAVFDLNETSLEAENAFGYVYAPFLKPVAAPYNKTVEEPPLKFGDECMPQDCPALPERVPGRFLMSDPTVAELKKWAAGASFDLGWLFTTYDTTKSIGDTTGNPMGLSAFLSYDNWTFGLSYHMDTTKVDFARRKNGRNSFFDSEQDMTKIDLTARYLLRRFSYDHFTPYIIGGMTFIDLDETRRGDVVIEKDAGTSYMITSIGVGAIMPVNDTLGLRGDIKGMLVSSADSETENTLTDSALGISTALAGYWNIRDGWNMELGFSYSYIKEKDGFKHPHYTTGSEVGCMKEVEYFIKLGYAYRF, via the coding sequence ATGAATAGAAAAATGGCATTTAAGTCACAAAGATTTGCGGTTATTCTTACGGTGTTTTTAGGCTTTCTGATGATGATGGCGCCGTCGATGGGCCATTCCCGGGAATCCTACGGCGAAGGCAATATCCGCCAGGTGGAAAAGACCGTGAATATCAGAGAGGCCCGGACCATCATATCCAGGGTGGTGGGGCAGTTTTATCCCGGTGAAAATTTTAAAGTCGGTTTTCTGGACAAAAAATGGTACGCGGTGTTCCGTCCCGATCAGCCGGCGAACGACGAGTCCGAGGCCATCGGCTATGTGTACGCGCCCCTCATGAAACCCCTTCCCCCGGGCGCCGGCGACGTGGCGGTCATGTTTGCGGAAAAGGCCATCAATATACGCAAAAGCAGAAGCGTGGAATCCGACAAAACCGGGCGGCTTTACGCCGGGACAAAAGTCAAGGCCGCCTTTTTAAAAGGCGACTGGGTCGCGGTTTTCAATGTGGAGGAGACAAACATTGAGGAAGCCTCCGCCCTGGGTTATGTGTACGCGCCTCTTCTGGCCCCGGCCGAGCCGGGAACTCCTTTGAAGGAAGAGTCCGAACCCGAGTCCGAGGTCGTTCCGGCCGCTGAGGAAGAGTCCGCCGCTGAAGCCGAAGAAGCTCAGGAGAGCCCCGCCCCCGTCGCGGAAGAGGTCTCCGAAGAGGACCCCGGGGAGCTTAAGACCGAGGTCATCGGGGCCGACGAAGAGGACGAGGCCGTATATGAGGAAGAAAAACCCGAGCCCCTGGAAAACCTGGAATGGGCCAACATCCGCTACGCCTCCCGATCCGTCAATATCCGGAAGGAAAGATCCGAATCCAGCGAAATCGCAGGCGTCCTCTCCCCCGGGGAAAAAGTCCGGGTGGGTTTTTTAGAGGGCCACTGGCACGCCGTGTTCAAAGAAAACGACCCCGCGGACAATGAAGCCTCCGCCCTGGGTTATGTGTACGCGCCTCTTCTGGTCCCTGTGGCGCTGCATCTTGAGGCGTTGAAACGGGGCGAAATCAAATACACGAACAAAAAAGTGAACATCCGGATTGAGCCGAGCCTGGAGTCTGATATTGTGGGCGTCCTTCTTCCCGAGACCAAAATCAAAGCGGGGCTGCTCCAGGACGACTGGTACGCTGTTTTTGATCTGAATGAAACCTCGCTTGAGGCGGAAAACGCCTTCGGATATGTGTACGCCCCGTTCCTGAAACCTGTGGCCGCCCCCTATAACAAGACCGTGGAGGAGCCCCCCCTGAAATTCGGCGATGAATGCATGCCCCAGGACTGCCCGGCCCTTCCGGAGCGGGTCCCGGGACGGTTCCTGATGAGCGACCCCACTGTGGCGGAACTCAAAAAATGGGCCGCCGGCGCCAGCTTTGACCTGGGATGGCTGTTCACCACTTACGACACCACCAAATCCATCGGAGACACCACGGGAAATCCCATGGGTCTGAGCGCCTTTTTAAGCTATGACAACTGGACCTTCGGCCTGTCATACCACATGGACACCACCAAGGTGGACTTCGCCAGGCGGAAAAACGGCCGGAACTCCTTTTTCGACTCCGAGCAGGATATGACGAAAATCGACCTCACCGCCCGGTATCTGCTGAGACGCTTCAGCTATGACCATTTCACCCCCTACATCATCGGCGGCATGACCTTTATCGACCTGGATGAAACACGCCGGGGAGACGTGGTGATTGAAAAAGACGCCGGAACCAGCTACATGATCACCAGCATCGGCGTGGGGGCCATCATGCCGGTGAACGACACCCTGGGATTGAGAGGGGACATCAAGGGAATGCTGGTTTCCAGCGCCGACTCCGAGACCGAGAACACCCTCACGGATTCGGCCCTGGGCATCTCCACCGCGCTGGCCGGCTACTGGAACATCCGCGACGGATGGAACATGGAGCTGGGCTTTTCCTACAGTTATATCAAGGAAAAAGATGGATTCAAACATCCCCACTACACCACCGGGTCTGAGGTGGGATGCATGAAAGAAGTGGAATACTTCATCAAACTGGGTTACGCCTATCGTTTCTAA
- the purN gene encoding Phosphoribosylglycinamide formyltransferase, which translates to MTQKLKIGVLISGGGSNLQAILDACEAGKIDGEVVFAGSDNPGAPGLERARKKGVATFAVDYRAIIRKRRADPESFRPPKEFDLEDALSRSALFPGGADREKVEAFMLTRAVAEFGLLENMGRYSFDVLALAGFMRNLTPCFIDRVNPKEGLPRIMNIHPAILPAFPGVDGYGDTFRHGCKVGGCTVHFIDYGEDSGPIIGQRAFPILPGDTLDEVKKKGLKLEWELYPECVQLYAQRRLRVAENRWNAPDGVVKKRRVVEILPARE; encoded by the coding sequence ATGACTCAAAAACTTAAAATCGGCGTTCTGATATCCGGGGGAGGGAGCAACCTTCAGGCCATCCTCGACGCCTGTGAGGCGGGGAAGATAGACGGCGAGGTGGTTTTCGCGGGATCCGACAACCCCGGGGCGCCGGGTCTTGAAAGGGCCCGAAAAAAGGGCGTGGCCACATTCGCGGTCGATTACCGGGCCATCATCCGAAAGCGCCGGGCGGATCCGGAGTCCTTCCGTCCCCCAAAAGAGTTCGATCTGGAGGACGCCCTGTCCAGATCGGCCCTCTTCCCCGGGGGCGCGGACCGGGAAAAAGTCGAGGCGTTTATGCTCACCCGGGCCGTCGCCGAGTTCGGGCTTCTTGAGAACATGGGCCGTTATTCCTTTGATGTCCTGGCGCTGGCGGGTTTCATGCGCAACCTGACGCCCTGTTTCATCGACCGGGTCAACCCGAAGGAGGGCCTGCCCCGGATCATGAACATTCATCCGGCCATTCTGCCCGCCTTCCCCGGCGTGGACGGGTACGGCGACACCTTCCGGCACGGCTGCAAGGTGGGCGGGTGCACCGTTCATTTCATCGATTACGGGGAGGACTCCGGACCCATCATCGGCCAGAGGGCCTTTCCCATCCTGCCGGGAGACACATTGGACGAGGTGAAAAAAAAAGGCCTCAAGCTGGAGTGGGAGCTGTACCCCGAGTGTGTTCAGCTCTACGCCCAAAGGCGTCTTCGGGTGGCGGAGAACCGGTGGAACGCGCCGGACGGCGTGGTGAAAAAGCGGCGGGTGGTGGAGATTCTCCCCGCCCGTGAATGA
- a CDS encoding IMP cyclohydrolase: protein MADDLKKMYRTIVDDPFPPKMEISFIDESGRRTLFYEKTLWRVDGEEKGLRYGENPGQGAALYRLVNGNLALGRTRTIQPGRFLASDMELLQSGKHPGKTNITDADNSLNMLRYFSDRPTVIIVKHNNPCGAARDDSLAGAYRKAYMADRVAAFGGCVAANRAIDMETAEAVAEQYAEVLVAPDFESGVMGVLEKRKNLRVVKIQSMDRLETFVGERFVDFKSLMDGGVIAQWSFVPETRSPRDLQPARCVWKGEEYAVERTPSPREYEDMMFGWLLESGVTSNSILYVRDQTTVGIGTGEQDRVGVAVIARDKAYRKLADRLCFEDFGVAFHDLKDAEKKKEIDERVRRENGGLKGAAMISDAFFPFRDGVDVGLREGVSAVIHPGGSQNDRQSIEACNEAGATMVYTGQRSFKH, encoded by the coding sequence ATGGCGGATGACCTGAAAAAGATGTACAGAACCATTGTGGACGACCCGTTTCCCCCGAAAATGGAGATCAGTTTCATCGACGAGTCCGGGCGCCGGACCCTGTTTTATGAAAAAACGCTCTGGCGGGTGGACGGGGAGGAAAAGGGCCTGAGATACGGCGAAAATCCCGGCCAGGGGGCCGCCCTTTACCGCCTGGTCAACGGAAACCTCGCGCTGGGGCGGACCCGGACCATTCAGCCGGGTCGCTTCCTGGCCTCGGACATGGAGTTGCTCCAGTCCGGGAAACACCCCGGGAAGACCAACATCACGGACGCGGACAATTCCCTGAACATGCTCAGGTATTTTTCCGACCGGCCCACAGTGATCATCGTCAAGCACAACAACCCGTGCGGCGCGGCCCGGGACGACTCCCTTGCCGGGGCCTACCGGAAGGCCTATATGGCCGACCGGGTGGCCGCCTTCGGGGGCTGCGTGGCCGCCAACCGGGCCATCGACATGGAGACCGCCGAGGCCGTGGCCGAACAGTACGCCGAGGTGCTGGTGGCGCCGGATTTTGAAAGCGGGGTCATGGGGGTTTTGGAAAAGCGGAAAAATCTCAGGGTGGTCAAAATACAGAGCATGGACCGCCTGGAGACCTTTGTGGGGGAGCGGTTCGTGGATTTTAAAAGCCTCATGGACGGGGGCGTCATCGCCCAGTGGTCCTTTGTCCCTGAGACCCGTTCCCCCCGGGACCTTCAGCCGGCCCGGTGCGTCTGGAAGGGCGAGGAATACGCGGTTGAGCGGACGCCTTCCCCCCGGGAGTATGAGGACATGATGTTTGGATGGCTTCTGGAGTCCGGCGTGACATCCAATTCCATCCTGTATGTCAGGGACCAGACCACGGTGGGGATCGGAACCGGCGAGCAGGACCGGGTGGGCGTGGCCGTCATCGCCCGGGACAAGGCCTATCGGAAGCTGGCCGACCGCCTGTGTTTTGAGGATTTCGGCGTCGCCTTCCACGATCTTAAGGACGCGGAGAAAAAAAAGGAGATCGACGAGCGGGTGAGGCGGGAAAACGGGGGGCTGAAAGGCGCGGCCATGATCAGCGACGCCTTTTTTCCCTTCCGGGACGGCGTGGACGTGGGGCTGCGGGAAGGGGTCTCGGCGGTCATTCATCCCGGGGGGTCTCAGAACGACCGGCAGTCCATTGAGGCGTGCAACGAAGCCGGGGCCACGATGGTTTACACCGGCCAGAGAAGTTTCAAACACTGA
- the acsA gene encoding Acetoacetyl-coenzyme A synthetase has protein sequence MAKKLWEPSKERIENSNMKRFMDFVNDKHGTHFTEYAPLYDWSIENIPDLWAAVWEFTGVKASRPFDSPARDLDKMPGTEWFPGARLNFAENLLRYRDDRPAIVSVGEEKAPRRMTYAQLYDEAARLAESLKNEGVGVGDRVAGFMPNILETVAAMLAAASLGAVWSSCSPDFGIKGALDRFGQIRPKVIFAADGYFFKGKKISSLERVADIRKKLPSLKKLVVVPYADESPDISGIDDAVFYNDFKSDAGGLEMDFAQLPFSHPIYIMYSSGTTGLPKCMVQSAGGILLNHSKELWLHTDLRKDDVIFYFTTCGWMMWNWLVTSLATGACVVLFDGNPFHPHPGRLWEIAESEKINVFGTSAGYLAALQASGEKPGEKYDLSPLKSVMSTGSPLSIEGFDFVYEHIKGDVQLASISGGTDLNGCFALGDPTGPVYAGELQCRGLGMSVKAYDDNGKSVVGSEGELVCEAPFPSMPVYFWDDPDRARYHAAYFDVYPGVWRHGDYVEITPRGGLVMRGRSDSTLNPGGVRIGTAEIYRRVEQIDEIEDSVVVGQDWKNDIRVILFVKMAGGSELTDELRDRIKRTIRANASPRHVPAKIIAVPDVPYTLNMKKVEVAVKKIIHGKPVTNKDALKNPEALDFFENIPELDRD, from the coding sequence ATGGCGAAAAAATTGTGGGAGCCGTCAAAAGAGCGGATTGAAAATTCCAACATGAAGCGGTTCATGGACTTTGTGAATGACAAACACGGGACACATTTCACGGAATACGCCCCCCTGTATGACTGGTCCATCGAAAATATCCCCGACCTGTGGGCGGCGGTGTGGGAATTCACAGGCGTCAAAGCCTCCCGGCCTTTCGACTCCCCGGCCAGGGATCTGGACAAAATGCCCGGAACCGAATGGTTTCCCGGCGCCCGGCTCAACTTCGCCGAAAATCTGCTGAGATATCGGGACGACCGGCCCGCCATCGTGTCCGTGGGCGAGGAGAAGGCCCCCCGGAGAATGACCTACGCCCAGCTTTACGACGAGGCGGCGCGTCTGGCCGAGTCGCTGAAAAACGAAGGCGTGGGGGTCGGGGACCGGGTGGCGGGGTTCATGCCCAATATCCTGGAGACGGTGGCGGCCATGCTGGCCGCGGCCAGCCTCGGCGCCGTGTGGTCCTCCTGCTCGCCGGATTTCGGAATCAAGGGCGCTCTGGACCGGTTCGGGCAGATCCGGCCCAAGGTCATCTTCGCGGCGGACGGGTATTTTTTTAAGGGAAAGAAGATCAGCTCCCTGGAGCGGGTGGCCGATATCCGGAAAAAACTTCCCTCCCTGAAAAAACTTGTGGTGGTTCCCTACGCCGACGAGAGCCCCGACATATCGGGCATTGATGACGCGGTTTTTTATAACGATTTCAAATCAGACGCCGGCGGCCTGGAGATGGACTTCGCCCAGCTTCCCTTTTCCCATCCCATCTACATCATGTACTCATCCGGGACCACCGGGCTTCCCAAATGCATGGTCCAAAGCGCCGGGGGCATTTTGCTCAACCATTCCAAGGAGCTTTGGCTGCACACCGATCTGAGAAAAGACGACGTCATCTTTTATTTCACCACCTGCGGATGGATGATGTGGAACTGGCTGGTCACCTCCCTGGCCACAGGGGCCTGCGTGGTCCTTTTCGACGGCAATCCTTTTCATCCCCATCCCGGGAGACTGTGGGAGATCGCGGAAAGCGAAAAAATCAACGTGTTCGGGACCAGCGCCGGATACCTGGCGGCCCTTCAGGCCTCGGGGGAGAAACCCGGCGAAAAATACGACCTGTCTCCTTTGAAAAGCGTGATGTCCACCGGCTCCCCCCTTTCCATCGAGGGATTTGATTTTGTGTACGAACACATCAAGGGCGACGTCCAGCTCGCCTCCATTTCCGGGGGCACGGACTTAAACGGATGCTTCGCTTTGGGCGACCCGACGGGGCCGGTTTACGCCGGCGAGCTTCAATGCCGGGGCCTGGGCATGAGTGTCAAGGCCTATGATGATAACGGAAAATCCGTGGTGGGAAGCGAGGGCGAGCTGGTGTGCGAGGCGCCCTTTCCCTCCATGCCCGTCTATTTCTGGGACGACCCGGACCGCGCCAGGTATCACGCGGCCTATTTCGACGTCTATCCCGGCGTGTGGCGTCACGGGGACTACGTGGAGATCACGCCCCGGGGCGGTCTGGTCATGCGCGGGCGCTCCGACTCCACCCTGAACCCCGGCGGCGTCCGCATCGGAACCGCCGAAATATACCGCCGGGTGGAGCAAATCGACGAGATCGAGGACTCGGTGGTGGTGGGCCAGGACTGGAAAAACGACATCCGGGTGATTTTGTTCGTCAAGATGGCCGGCGGCTCTGAGCTGACCGACGAACTCAGGGACCGGATCAAGCGGACCATCCGGGCCAACGCCTCTCCCCGCCATGTGCCGGCGAAAATCATCGCGGTCCCGGACGTTCCCTACACCCTGAACATGAAAAAAGTTGAGGTGGCGGTGAAAAAGATCATCCACGGAAAGCCGGTGACCAACAAGGACGCCTTGAAAAATCCCGAGGCCCTGGACTTTTTTGAAAATATTCCCGAACTTGACCGGGACTGA